One Dysosmobacter welbionis DNA segment encodes these proteins:
- a CDS encoding AAA family ATPase: protein MARADLLKKLFSSFNNNDRESFLKTAHEIIADERKKNHAILADDLEMVLNGAQKSFGHSMSTMKPTYLSKSGKEERLVEIIYPDKYFDDVILPQEKMLQLSEVIKEFQNWDILISNGVAPINKLLFYGPPGCGKTLCANVLAAEIGIPLMYVRFDALVSSYLGETASNIRKVFDLAKSDSFVILFDEFDAIGRSRSDTSEHGEIKRVVNTFLQQIDCFRGRSIIIAATNFEQSLDYAIWRRFDDTIKFDLPSNEEKLNLFILRLKQFNGPAHVFESFLNETNSFSYADVENICKTIMRGCILNGKRTYSKKDIEFAVEKQKKLVSLRRSQY, encoded by the coding sequence ATGGCGAGGGCAGATTTGTTGAAAAAGCTATTTAGTAGCTTTAATAATAATGATAGAGAATCATTTTTGAAAACCGCTCATGAGATTATTGCAGATGAGCGAAAAAAGAACCATGCAATTTTAGCAGATGACTTGGAAATGGTTCTTAACGGTGCACAGAAGAGTTTTGGACACTCGATGTCCACAATGAAACCCACATATTTGTCCAAATCAGGCAAAGAAGAACGGCTAGTTGAGATTATATATCCCGATAAATATTTTGATGATGTTATTCTTCCACAAGAGAAAATGCTTCAACTGTCGGAAGTAATAAAAGAATTTCAGAATTGGGATATCTTAATTAGCAACGGAGTTGCACCAATAAATAAACTACTTTTTTATGGCCCTCCTGGCTGTGGAAAGACATTGTGCGCAAATGTGCTTGCGGCTGAAATTGGAATTCCATTAATGTATGTAAGATTTGACGCATTAGTATCGTCGTATTTGGGAGAAACCGCTAGTAATATTAGAAAAGTTTTTGATCTGGCAAAAAGCGATAGTTTCGTGATATTGTTTGATGAGTTTGATGCGATAGGCAGAAGTAGGAGCGACACAAGTGAGCACGGCGAAATCAAACGAGTGGTCAATACTTTTTTACAGCAAATTGATTGCTTTAGGGGACGCTCAATTATTATTGCTGCAACAAACTTTGAACAGTCCTTGGATTATGCAATATGGCGCAGATTTGATGATACGATTAAATTTGATTTGCCGTCAAACGAAGAAAAGCTAAACCTTTTTATTTTGCGGCTAAAACAATTTAATGGGCCAGCGCATGTATTCGAGTCCTTTTTGAATGAAACCAATTCGTTTTCTTATGCGGATGTCGAAAATATATGTAAAACAATAATGCGAGGGTGCATCCTTAATGGGAAACGAACATATAGCAAAAAAGACATTGAATTTGCAGTCGAAAAACAAAAGAAATTAGTTTCTTTGAGAAGAAGCCAATATTAA
- a CDS encoding helix-turn-helix domain-containing protein, with the protein MPFSEILKSIRKQKKYTQEQFARELNVSFSTINRWENGRTEPSVLAKMRLLEYCKKNGIEEMIIMELSKY; encoded by the coding sequence ATGCCCTTTTCTGAAATTTTAAAATCTATCCGAAAGCAAAAAAAATATACTCAAGAGCAGTTTGCTAGAGAACTAAATGTGAGTTTCTCCACAATAAATCGATGGGAAAATGGACGTACTGAGCCTAGTGTACTGGCAAAAATGCGACTTCTCGAATATTGCAAAAAGAATGGTATCGAGGAAATGATCATAATGGAACTCAGTAAATACTAA